Part of the Enterobacter pseudoroggenkampii genome, TTCAGTAACTTCTATCAGCTGATTGCCAAAAACCAGCTCTCCCACTGGCTGGAAACCTTGCCCGCGCAGATTGCCGCCTGGCAGCGCGATCCGCAGCACGGCCTGTTAAAGCAGTGGTCAAACGCGGTGGAGTTTCTGCCCGAGCTGACCCCGCATCGTCTGGATCTTCTGCACAGCGTAACCGCCGAAAGCGAAGAGCCGCTTCCGGCCGGGCAGATCAACCGCATCGAAACGCTGATGCGCAATCTGATGCCGTGGCGCAAAGGCCCGTTCTCGCTGTACGGGGTGAACATCAATACCGAATGGCGCTCGGACTGGAAATGGGATCGCGTTCTGCCGCACCTTTCCGACCTGACCGGACGTACCATTCTGGACGTGGGCTGCGGCAGCGGTTACCACATGTGGCGCATGATTGGCGCGGGCGCGCACCTGGCGGTCGGTATTGACCCGATGCAGCTGTTCCTGTGCCAGTTTGAAGCGGTACGTAAGCTGCTGGGTAACGACCAGCGCGCGCACCTGCTGCCGCTGGGCATTGAACAGCTCCCTGCCCTGAAAGCGTTTGATACCGTGTTCTCCATGGGCGTGCTGTATCACCGTCGTTCTCCGCTGGAGCACCTGTGGCAACTGAAGGATCAGTTGGTCAGCGGCGGCGAGCTGGTGCTGGAAACGCTGGTGATCGAAGGGGATGAACATGCTGTTCTGGTGCCGGGCGATCGCTACGCGCAGATGCGCAACGTTTACTTCATCCCTTCCGCGCTGGCGCTGAAGAACTGGCTGGAGAAGTGCGGGTTTGTGGACGTGCGGATTGCCGATGTCAGCGTGACCTCTCTCGAAGAGCAGCGCCGCACCGACTGGATGATTACCGAATCGCTGGAGCAGTTCCTCGACCCGGCCGACCACAGCAAAACCATCGAAGGCTATCCGGCCCCGATGCGTGCGGTTTTGATAGCGACGAAGCCGTAGCCTGTTAGCCGGGTGGCGGCTGCGCCTTACCCGGCCTACGCGTCGCACGTTTTCTCCAAAATAGTTCAAGCTGCAGCAAGGCGGCAACGCAGCGAATCCCCGGGAGCTTACATCAGTAAGTGACCGGGGTGAGCGAGGCGGCCAACGCGGCTGCGGCTTGAAATATGAAGGAGAAAAAAAGGCCCCTGTTGAAATTGCAGGGGCCTGGTACAAGCAAGCATCATATTGGGCGACATGATGCGCGGTAAAAATCGGTACGTTGCTACACGTGATGGCGCTCAATCAGCGACTTCATTTCCGCAACCGACTCTCCCTCTACGCCGTAGCGTGAATACTCATCTGCTTCAGCATCCGTCGACATTGACAACCCTGTATTGCGATAACGCATGGGCGAAGGTATCCATTTACCCGCGGAGCTGTGCAGCTCTTCTACCCCAGCGTTTAAAAACCGTTCCAGATTGCTGGCGCGGACTCCCGCACCCGCCATTATTATTGGAACACCGGAATGTGCTTTTAGTTCCGTAATTAATTGCAGTCCTTTTTCAGCTGACGCCTGTTGACCCGATGTCAGAATGCGCGCCACGCCAAGTTCTCCAAGCGTTTCAAAGGCCTGAAGCGGATCTTTACACATATCAAATGCACGATGAAAAGTGACGGCCAGCCCCTGTGCGGCGCTCATCACCTGACGCATGCGCG contains:
- the cmoB gene encoding tRNA 5-methoxyuridine(34)/uridine 5-oxyacetic acid(34) synthase CmoB, with product MIEFSNFYQLIAKNQLSHWLETLPAQIAAWQRDPQHGLLKQWSNAVEFLPELTPHRLDLLHSVTAESEEPLPAGQINRIETLMRNLMPWRKGPFSLYGVNINTEWRSDWKWDRVLPHLSDLTGRTILDVGCGSGYHMWRMIGAGAHLAVGIDPMQLFLCQFEAVRKLLGNDQRAHLLPLGIEQLPALKAFDTVFSMGVLYHRRSPLEHLWQLKDQLVSGGELVLETLVIEGDEHAVLVPGDRYAQMRNVYFIPSALALKNWLEKCGFVDVRIADVSVTSLEEQRRTDWMITESLEQFLDPADHSKTIEGYPAPMRAVLIATKP
- the cutC gene encoding copper homeostasis protein CutC, which produces MALLEICCYSVECAVTAQKHGADRIELCAAPKEGGLTPSFGVLKSARQALTIPVHPIIRPRGGDFCYTAGEFSAMLEDIALVRDLGFPGLVTGLLDEDGNIDLPRMRQVMSAAQGLAVTFHRAFDMCKDPLQAFETLGELGVARILTSGQQASAEKGLQLITELKAHSGVPIIMAGAGVRASNLERFLNAGVEELHSSAGKWIPSPMRYRNTGLSMSTDAEADEYSRYGVEGESVAEMKSLIERHHV